The window TAAAGTGACATGGcttgtgtttttcaaaataaaaagtaacAACAGTTAGGATTAAAGGCAAAAATGAAAactacgttgcacaacacttccAAATTCCAAAATACCAATCAAACACATAAAATTAGTAAAGAGCCAGCGAGGAAGTCCCACCACTCCACCAACAACACCAAATTTTTGTTAGGCCCCTCAGATCCCTGTTTAGTCAATTATTGTCTTTGTCTTGTTGCTAACAGATTATTGAGAACTACTTCTTCACTATAAGCTTTGATACACCAACACACAGTTCGGTTACAAAGCCTGCAAACATTGCATTTTTCACTCTTCTCCTtcatatctaaaattttttatcactTGTTGAGATCATATCATGGCTGCTGCACTTGTTGGTGGAGCTTTCCTCTCTGGCTTCATTAACGTTATCCTTGACAGGTTCCTTACAACTGATGCTGTCAACTTGGTCCTGGGCAAGAAACTTGGCCCTGACTTGGTTGAAAGGCTGAAGACTGCTCTGTTGGGTGCTGAAGCTCTTGTTGCTGATGCTGAGATGAAGCAGTTCGGTAATCCATCTGTGAGGAAGTGGCTTGATAGTCTCCGGGATGCTGTTTACTGTGCTGAGGACTTGCTGGATGCTGTCTTCACGAAAGCCGCCTCTCAAAAGGAGCTAAGTTCTTCCTGGTGGTCGCCTAGCTTCTTCATCAACCGAGATAGAGATGACATGGTAGACAAGATGGAAGGGGTGGTTACAAGAATTGAGAATCTTGGAAAACAAAAAGATTTCCTTGGTCTTGAAAAGATTCCCACTGGTAGCTCATCATGGAGGACTCCGTCCAGTTCTCTTGTAAGAGGGACTGTTTATGGCAGGGAGGATGACAAGAAGGCCTTAATCAAGATGCTGAATGACAACAATGAGCATCAGCTGTCTGTGTTTGCTATTGTTGGCATAGGTGGGGTTGGTAAAACAACATTAGCCCAATCGGTATACAACAAAGAGGAGGAGTTCATGAAGGGATTTgatcttaaagcatgggtttgTGTCTCAGAAAATTTTGATATTGCTGAGACTACAAAGAATGTTATAAAGGAGATCTCTCCAGATACTCAAGGTCTTGAGCACTTCAATTCACTTCACCATactttgaaagaaaaattgttgaACAAGAAATTCTTTATTGTTCTGGATGATGTTTGGAGTGATGATGGTGACAAATGGAGTAGTTTTATGACCCCTTTCCAATATGGGAAGAAAGGAAGTATTGTTCTTCTGACTACTCGTGGGAAAAATGTTGCTTTAGCAGTTAAGAATTGTCGCCCTTATTTTCTCAAAGGGTTGTCAGAAGACTATTGTTGGTCAGTGTTTGCAGACAATGCATCTTTTCCACAATCAAATGGGAGTGCAGCACTTGAAGAAATAGGCAGAAAGATTGTCAAGAAGTGTGATGGCTTGCCATTAGCTGCAGAAACACTTGGACGCTTGTTAAGTACAAAACATGATATCGAGGAATGGAACAAGATACTAATGAGTGATATTTGGGGATTTTCTGTGCAGAAGAGTAAGATTATTCCAGCATTACTGATAAGTTACTTCCATCTTCCTCCACATTTAAAGCGTTGTTTTGTTTACTGTGCTTTATATCCCAAGGATTATAAATTTGAGAAAGATGAATTAATCCTTTTGTGGATGGCAGAAGATCTTTTACCACCAccaaagagaggagagagtttCGAAGAAGTTGGTTGTGAGTGTTTTGATGAACTAACTTCCAAATTATTTTTCACGAAGATTAAACACAGTGATGATTATTTTGTTATGCATGATCTCTTGCATGACTTAGCAATATTCCTTGCTGGAGATTTCTATTGCAACTCAGAAGAACTTGGTGAAGAGGAGGAGATAAGGATTCAAACTCGGCATTTGTGTGTAAACTTACGTCGTTGTAGCTCAAAACTTCTTAATTTGATTTCTAAAGTAGAATCTTTGAGAACATTGTTATTGTTTGGCGATTTCATATCTCCCGACTGCAACATTGAAGCGGCAACTTGTGACATATTATCAAAGTGTAAATACTTGAGAGCTTTATCCTTTTGTAAACTTGTTGTGGTGCCTAATTCAATAGGAGAATTGATCCATCTGCGCTACTTGGATCTCTCTTGCACTAATATTAAGACATTGCCCGAGTCTTTGTGCAAGTTGTGTAATTTGCAAACATTGATGTTGAATCATTGTTCTAAGCTAACTACGCTGCCTAGTGGTTTGCATAATCTTGTGAGTTTGCGGCATCTTGATATTAGGAAAACTTCTTTGGAAGAAATGCCCAGAAAAATGAGCAAATTGAATCAATTGCACGTTTTAAGTTACTTTGTGGTGGGCAAGCACGAAGAGAATGGAATTCAGGAGTTAGGAGGGCTTGTAAATCTTCATGGATCCTTTGAGATTAAGAAGTTGGAGAATATTGTTGATGTGAATGAAGCAAAGAGCGCAAAGATGATGGATAAGAAGCACATTGAGGAATTATGCTTGGATTGGTCTCCAAGTAATGATTTGGTTTCAAGCACacaaaaagaaagagacatgcTCGATAACTTGCAAATGCACAGTGGGTTGAAAGAGCTGAAAATCAAGGGATACAAGGGTACAATATTTCCAAATTGGATTGGGCATTGTTCCTACCAAAACATGACAAGTGTATCTCTAGAGTGTTGTGACAATTGCTGCATGCTGCCTTCACTTGGACAGCTGCCATCTCTTAAGTCCCTGCGCATTCAACGCTTCCATCAGCTGAGGAGTATTGGCAACGAGTTTTACAAGAATGAAGGAGATCATCATTCTTTGCATATTACACCGTTTCCCTCACTAGAGACATTGGAATTTCATTATATGGCATGTTGGGAGGTGTGGCACGTATCTGAGTCGGAAACATTTCCTCAACTTAGGAAGCTTGAAATAACAAATTGTCCAATGTTGAAGGAAGAGATGCTTATTCAGGTATTCTTCATAATCGTTTCTTCTTTGTCGGATGTTTCCAAAGTTCGCAAACTATGTATATACAACTCCAATATAGAATGGCTCCCCGTGTCCATGTTTCTTGATGGGGATACTTTATCAATTAGGGGATGTGAATATGAGAAGGAATCTGCATTGAAGGCAATGATCAGCATGAACCATCTAAGTTGCCTCCAAGAAATACACATCTCAGGGTATAACTTTGATGTATCCTTTCCGGCCAATTGTTTTCCCAAATCTTTGCAAAAGCTGAAAATCCGTAGCTGTAAAAAACTAGAATTCCCTCAGCAAAAGAAGCAGAAGTATGATCTGGTAGAGCTACAAATAGAAGACAGCTGTCATTCACTGACCTCCTTGTCGTTGGATGCCTTTCCCTATCTCAAGAATCTCGAGATATCATGGTGTGAGAATCTGGAATCAGTCTCAATGTCAAAGCCACTACACGCTGCTCTTCAAAGCCTCTCCATCTATAAATGCCACAAATTAGTGTCATTTGCAGGAGAAGGACTGGTTGCACCCAACTTGACTCATCTCAGCCTCATACAATGCTACAATTTGAAGGCATTACCACGTGACATGAATAGTCTACTCCCAAGTTTACAGTCTCTCCAGATATCACAGTGTGGGAATCTGGAATCAATCTCAATGTCAGAGGCACCACATGCTGCTCTTCAACGTCTCATAATCAGTGGGTGCTCCAAATTAGTGTCATTTACAGGAGAAGGACTGGCTGCACCCAACTTGACTCATCTCAGCATCACACATTGCTACAAGTTGGAGGCATTACCACGTGACATGAATAGTCTACTCCCAAGTTTACACTCTCTCGAGATATTTTGTTGCCCAAACATTTGCAGGTTGGCAGAGGCTGGTTTGCCGCCTAACTTGAAATCACTTGAGGTGGGAATTTGCGAGCAACAAATGAGGGATCTATCATGGATGGCCAATTTGGAGGCCCTCACTCATCTAAGAATTTATGGTTACGGGTGTAAGAACATAAAGTCATACCCAGAGGTGGGTTTGCTGCCCCATATTCCCTCCCTTACCACTCTTGAGATATGGTGCTTCGATAATCTGGAGACATTGGAGTGCAACGAGCTTCTCTGCCTCACCTCCCTTCAACAATTGCACATTTCATTCTGCCAGAAGCTGGAGAATATGGAAGGAGAAAAGCTGCCTCCCTCTCTCTTGCTACTTCAAATTAAACAGTGTCATTTGCTGGAAGAACACTGCAAGAACAAGCATCAACTAATCTGGCCCAAAATTTCCCACATTCCCACCATTAAATTCGTCTGAGCAGGTAATTCTCTAATCTTCATGATTCACACATGCTACTTCAATTAAATTCACACATGCACACGTGATACTTATTAACACTcgtatttttcaataaaattgcaTTTACAGAGCAGAGGAATATAAGAATTAATTACcatgaaataaaaattgaaagacaGTCAATATCTTCTTTCGTGCATTTAAGAATTTCTTTAGATATATTAAACAATGGATGAATCAAATTTACTGATTTTACCATCTTCTGCAGTAGCTTCTCCGAGGTACAAGTGCCCAGATGGCTATGATTTCGCCACATAATCTTTACACAATACAAACCATACTTACATTAACTTCATTCAATCAAAAGAAGTGATTTCTGTTGTAGCTTCAGCTTGGTATAGTTACTCTATTTCTCTTTATAACTTACTTCAGGTTGGAGAATATGGCAGGAGAAAAGCTACCTTTCTCTCTGTTATTACTTCAAATTCAACTGTCATATACTCGGAGGAGgctacaagaagaagagttgcagCTACACTCTCTATGAAGGTAACATAAACTTGATGGATATATAGGTATTGATATTTGAAACTGCTTTATCTCATATCATTTCTTATGGATACTAATTCAAACAGATTTTCCAGGGGCATCAAGAGATAGATAACTACTATAGTCAAGGATGGATTCAACCATTAAAATGTGCATTAGGAAGCTTCTATGGCAATTATAACTTGGTGAATATGTAAGTATTTTTGTAAAACTTTGGTGTTCAATTGTTCTGTCTTCTCTTCAATATTTTGCTGCTATTAACTATTGTCATATATACTATGCCTATATTATGTTTTTGGGTGCTTCCATATTATGCCTTTGGCAGGTTTAGTTTATTCCCACCATTCTTAGAGTGAATGATCATTTTACAATGTTAAGTATCTTGCCTATGAAAATTATATTGAGGTGCATTCTATATAACTAGTAACTTAATGTTTCCAAATTCCAAATATCAATACAAGAAGGGGAAAAGCTTCCTTTCTGACCTGGTTGAAAATATCATGTAACTTTCTTTCATTTCAATTGGACTGTACTCAACTCAAGAATATTGAAAATAATGCATCAAGTATTGATTAGCTTAAAAGGTTTCCGTAGGTGTATACAAAAACTAATCTCTTGGTAGTTGGCATATACACAACTATAAGTACATCACATGAGTGCAGGCTATCAAGTGTATTAACCTAATCAGATTGGGATTAACTTGAGTGGACACAAGCAGTTGAGCAAATAGAAAAAAAGTTGAGCAGGTTTTTCCATAAGCAACTTGTCGTCAGCAAGTGAACATCGGATGGTAAAATCTTGTGATATTGAACTGAATTTTTTGTTGATTCAAGAAGGAATCTTTATGATCAAAACAGAATAATTTTTGTTGATTCAACAAAAGTGAAGAATCACACATGCTATTGCCGTGCATTATTAAGCTTCTAAGAAAAAGTTTTAACTGTGCAACATAATTTTCACAAAGTTAACAATTCCATTGGTCACACATCAAGCTAGTCTTGCAATCACGCTGCATAGTAAAGAATTAGGATTAAAGATAAAATCCAATTGTGCTGTACCTTCCAAAGAAGAATTTTAACTGTTAGTTATAGCTTGTATTTCTCTTGGTTTTATCTGTATTTCTCTTTGGAAAATTCTCTTGGTTTTATCTGTATTTCTCTGACAAGAAGATAATGTTTACATCCAGCAATCCAATAAAAGAATCATCATGAGCGCCTAATTCTGTAATTACGTATACTTCTATACATGATTAAATTTGGTTGTGCAACATTTGAAAGCTTCCTCAACTTTCAATTCTATATAAACTATcagaaataaaaatacaaaatttattagTCCCAAAGCATCACATATTTAACAGTGTACAGAGTTATTTTTTAAAGCAACCTCATAGATAAGCTGGCTATCATCACGTGAAAGCGTGAAAGCCAATGTCTATTGCCAACAGATTTTAACCTTATATTATTACCATAATACCATGATTGATATGCAGATTCATACTCCTTAGTTTTATATAATTCCCACAAAGAATAGTGTCCATTGGTCACAGTGAAACCACAATGTGTTAATGCAGAGCCAGCTAAGCACTCCACTGATACCGAATTTTTTATAGTTACCTTGGAGACTGATACCACGTGATATCATGTAGGACACCTTCTTTGAAAACTTGATTAAGAAAACCCCTCAATTGAGTTCACTACACCCTGCAACCATTGTTCTCTTACCTTTCTCTGCAAATCCATTCACTTTTCTGTTGTTGTTGAGATCAAATCATGGCTGGTGCACTTGTTGGTGGAGCTTTTCTTTCTGGCTTCATTAACGTTGTCTTTGACCGGTTCCTTACAATGGATGCTGTCAACTTGGTCTTGGGCAAGAAACTTGGCCCTGACTTGGTTCAAAGGCTGAAGACTGCTCTGTTGGGTGCTGAAGGACTTGTTGCTGATGCTGAGATGAAGCAGTTCGGTAATCCATCTGTGAGGAAGTGGCTCGATAATCTCCGAGATGCTGTTTACTGTGCCGAGGACTTGCTCGACACTGTCCTCACCAAAGTCGCCACTCGAAAGGAGGAAAGTTCTTCCTGGTCCCTTAGCTTCTTCATCAACCGAGATAGAGACGACATGGTAGACAAGATGGAAGGGGTGGTTAGAAGAATTGAGGATCTTGGAAGACAAAAAGATTTCCTTGGTCTTGAAAAGATTCCCACTGGTAGCTCATCATGGAGGACTCCGTCCACTTCTCTTGTGAGAGGGAATGTGTATGGAAGGGAGGATGACCAGAAGGCCTTAGTCCAAATGCTGAATGACAACAATGAGTATCACTTGTCTGTGATTGCTATTGTTGGCATAGGTGGGGTTGGTAAAACAACTTTAGCCCAATGGCTGTACAACAATGCAGAGTTGATGGAGGGATTTGATCTGAAAGCATGGGTTTGTGTTTCGGAGAAGTTTGAAGTTGTTGAGACTACAAGGAATGTCATAAAGCAGATCCATGGAGGTACTTGTAGTCTCGATGATTTCAATTCACTTCACAATGCTTTGAAAGAAGAATTGTCCAATAAGAAGTTCTTTATTGTTCTTGATGATGTTTGGAGTGATGATGGTGACAAATGGAGTAATTTTATGACCCCTTTCCAACAAAATGGGAATAAGGGAAGTATTGTTCTTCTGACTACTCGGGAGGAAAATGTTGCTTCCGCAGTTCAAAATTGTCGGCCTTATTTTCTCAAGAAGTTGTCGGAGGACTATTGTTGGTCAGTGTTTGCAGAAAATGCATCTTTTCCACAATCAAATGGGAGAGCAGCACTTGAAGAAATAGGCCGAAAGATTGTCAAGAAGTGTGATGGCTTGCCATTAGCTGCAGAAACACTTGGTCGCTTGTTACGTACAAAACATGATGTTGAGGAATGGAACAAGATACTAATGAGTGATATTTGGGGATTTTCTGTGGAGAAGAGTAAGATTATTCCAGCATTACTGATAAGTTACCTCCATCTTCCCCCATATTTAAAGCGTTGTTTTGTCTATTGTGCTTTATATCCCAAGGATTATGAATTTGGAACAGATGAATTAATCCTTTTGTGGATGACAGAAGATCTTTTACCACCAccaaagagaggagagagtttAGAAGAAGTTGGTTGTGAGTGTTTTGATGAACTAACTTCTAGATTATTTTTCACCAAGAGTGAACTCTTTGATGAGTATTTTGTGATGCATGATCTGTTGCATGACTTAGCAATATTCCTTGCTGGAGATTTCTATTGCAACTCAGAAGAATTTGGTAAAGAGGAGATAAAGATTCACACCCGGCATTTGTTTGTAAATTTAAGTCATTGTAGCTCAAAACTTTATAATTCTATTTCTAAAGTAGAATCTTTGAGAACATTATTATTGTTTGGCGATTTCTCATCTCCCAACTTTAACATTGAAGCAGCAACATGTGAGATATTATCAAAGTGTAAATACTTGAGAGTTTTATCCTTTAGAAAACTTGATGAGGTGCCTAATTTAATAGGAGAATTGATCCATCTGCGCTACTTAGATCTCTCTTGGACTGATATTAAGACATTGCCAGAGTCTTTGTGCAACTTGTGTAACTTGCAAACATTGATGTTGTATGCTTGTTCTAAGCTAACTACACTTCCTAGTGGTTTGCATAATCTTGTGAGTTTGCGGCATCTTGATATTAGAAATACCTCTTTAGAAGAAATGCCCAGAAAAATGAGCAAATTGAATCAGTTGCACGTTTTAAGTTCCTTTGTCGTTGGCAAACACGAAGACAATGGAATCGAGGAGTTAGGAGGGCTGGTAAATCTTCATGGATCCGTTGAGATTAAGAAGTTGGAGAATATTGTTGATGTGAATGAAGCAAAGAGGGCAAAGATAATGGATATGAAGCACATTGATGAATTATGTTTGCAATGGTCTTCAGGTGATGATTTGGTTTTAAGTACACAAAAAGAAAGAGACATCCTCGATAACTTGCAACCGCAGAATGGGTTGAAAGAGTTGGAAATCAAGGGATACAAGGGTACAATATTTCCAGATTGGTTGGGGAACTGTTCCTACGAAAACATGACACGTGTATCTCTAAAGTCTTGCAAGAATTGCTGCATGCTGCCTTCACTTGGACAGCTGCCATCTCTTAAGTCCCTAAGCATTGAAGGTTTGGATCAGCTGAGGAGTATTGGCGAGGAGTTTTACAAGAATGAAGGAGCTCATCATTCTTCGCGTATTGCACCATTTCCCTCACTTGAGAGTTTGGAGTTTGATAACATGGCATGTTGGGAGGTGTGGCA is drawn from Arachis hypogaea cultivar Tifrunner chromosome 12, arahy.Tifrunner.gnm2.J5K5, whole genome shotgun sequence and contains these coding sequences:
- the LOC112729076 gene encoding putative disease resistance RPP13-like protein 1 isoform X2 encodes the protein MAGALVGGAFLSGFINVVFDRFLTMDAVNLVLGKKLGPDLVQRLKTALLGAEGLVADAEMKQFGNPSVRKWLDNLRDAVYCAEDLLDTVLTKVATRKEESSSWSLSFFINRDRDDMVDKMEGVVRRIEDLGRQKDFLGLEKIPTGSSSWRTPSTSLVRGNVYGREDDQKALVQMLNDNNEYHLSVIAIVGIGGVGKTTLAQWLYNNAELMEGFDLKAWVCVSEKFEVVETTRNVIKQIHGGTCSLDDFNSLHNALKEELSNKKFFIVLDDVWSDDGDKWSNFMTPFQQNGNKGSIVLLTTREENVASAVQNCRPYFLKKLSEDYCWSVFAENASFPQSNGRAALEEIGRKIVKKCDGLPLAAETLGRLLRTKHDVEEWNKILMSDIWGFSVEKSKIIPALLISYLHLPPYLKRCFVYCALYPKDYEFGTDELILLWMTEDLLPPPKRGESLEEVGCECFDELTSRLFFTKSELFDEYFVMHDLLHDLAIFLAGDFYCNSEEFGKEEIKIHTRHLFVNLSHCSSKLYNSISKVESLRTLLLFGDFSSPNFNIEAATCEILSKCKYLRVLSFRKLDEVPNLIGELIHLRYLDLSWTDIKTLPESLCNLCNLQTLMLYACSKLTTLPSGLHNLVSLRHLDIRNTSLEEMPRKMSKLNQLHVLSSFVVGKHEDNGIEELGGLVNLHGSVEIKKLENIVDVNEAKRAKIMDMKHIDELCLQWSSGDDLVLSTQKERDILDNLQPQNGLKELEIKGYKGTIFPDWLGNCSYENMTRVSLKSCKNCCMLPSLGQLPSLKSLSIEGLDQLRSIGEEFYKNEGAHHSSRIAPFPSLESLEFDNMACWEVWHVSESENFPQLRKLEITNCRMLKEGMRNEVFFRIISSLSDVSKVRKLRIGNDVIERHNDAMYLDGDSLSIRGSESVEESALKAMISINHLRCLHEIHILNCRILEFPQLQQHKYDLVELKIQDSCDSLTSLWLDVFPNLKNLEIRGCRNLESVSMSEAPHTALQHLSIYDCPELMSFAGEGLAAPNLTHLHVADCRKLEALPRDMKSLLPSLHSLQIYGFPNICRLPKGGLPPNLKELGVGGCEEQLRDLSWMANLHALTHLTINGYDCDNIKSYPEVGSLPHLPSLTTLKVCWFKNLETLDCNELLRLTSLQQLHISLCLKLQNMEGEKLPPSLLLLQIKQCPLLEEHCKNKHQLIWPKISHIPTIKVNRKKIS
- the LOC112729076 gene encoding putative disease resistance RPP13-like protein 1 isoform X1 codes for the protein MAAALVGGAFLSGFINVILDRFLTTDAVNLVLGKKLGPDLVERLKTALLGAEALVADAEMKQFGNPSVRKWLDSLRDAVYCAEDLLDAVFTKAASQKELSSSWWSPSFFINRDRDDMVDKMEGVVTRIENLGKQKDFLGLEKIPTGSSSWRTPSSSLVRGTVYGREDDKKALIKMLNDNNEHQLSVFAIVGIGGVGKTTLAQSVYNKEEEFMKGFDLKAWVCVSENFDIAETTKNVIKEISPDTQGLEHFNSLHHTLKEKLLNKKFFIVLDDVWSDDGDKWSSFMTPFQYGKKGSIVLLTTRGKNVALAVKNCRPYFLKGLSEDYCWSVFADNASFPQSNGSAALEEIGRKIVKKCDGLPLAAETLGRLLSTKHDIEEWNKILMSDIWGFSVQKSKIIPALLISYFHLPPHLKRCFVYCALYPKDYKFEKDELILLWMAEDLLPPPKRGESFEEVGCECFDELTSKLFFTKIKHSDDYFVMHDLLHDLAIFLAGDFYCNSEELGEEEEIRIQTRHLCVNLRRCSSKLLNLISKVESLRTLLLFGDFISPDCNIEAATCDILSKCKYLRALSFCKLVVVPNSIGELIHLRYLDLSCTNIKTLPESLCKLCNLQTLMLNHCSKLTTLPSGLHNLVSLRHLDIRKTSLEEMPRKMSKLNQLHVLSYFVVGKHEENGIQELGGLVNLHGSFEIKKLENIVDVNEAKSAKMMDKKHIEELCLDWSPSNDLVSSTQKERDMLDNLQMHSGLKELKIKGYKGTIFPNWIGHCSYQNMTSVSLECCDNCCMLPSLGQLPSLKSLRIQRFHQLRSIGNEFYKNEGDHHSLHITPFPSLETLEFHYMACWEVWHVSESETFPQLRKLEITNCPMLKEEMLIQVFFIIVSSLSDVSKVRKLCIYNSNIEWLPVSMFLDGDTLSIRGCEYEKESALKAMISMNHLSCLQEIHISGYNFDVSFPANCFPKSLQKLKIRSCKKLEFPQQKKQKYDLVELQIEDSCHSLTSLSLDAFPYLKNLEISWCENLESVSMSKPLHAALQSLSIYKCHKLVSFAGEGLVAPNLTHLSLIQCYNLKALPRDMNSLLPSLQSLQISQCGNLESISMSEAPHAALQRLIISGCSKLVSFTGEGLAAPNLTHLSITHCYKLEALPRDMNSLLPSLHSLEIFCCPNICRLAEAGLPPNLKSLEVGICEQQMRDLSWMANLEALTHLRIYGYGCKNIKSYPEVGLLPHIPSLTTLEIWCFDNLETLECNELLCLTSLQQLHISFCQKLENMEGEKLPPSLLLLQIKQCHLLEEHCKNKHQLIWPKISHIPTIKFV